A genome region from Candidatus Methylomirabilota bacterium includes the following:
- a CDS encoding CDP-archaeol synthase, which translates to MLILANAALHVVRLLYFMAPAYAANMAPPFVRYWKGWNRPLSRRWLGQHKTVIGVGLGVLAAVAVTFVQSRIPWSGGLVSYHDWAGLGLRFGVGAMAGDALKSFAKRRRGIAPGAPWIPWDQLDFALGALMLVWGRAPLAWVDVATILVATVAGHILVNHIGYWLGIRDVKW; encoded by the coding sequence ATGCTCATCCTCGCCAACGCGGCCTTACACGTGGTGCGGCTTCTCTATTTCATGGCGCCCGCGTACGCGGCCAACATGGCGCCCCCGTTCGTCCGGTACTGGAAGGGATGGAACCGGCCGCTCAGCCGACGGTGGCTCGGCCAGCACAAGACGGTCATCGGCGTCGGCCTCGGCGTGCTCGCGGCGGTCGCGGTCACCTTCGTCCAGTCCCGCATTCCCTGGTCGGGAGGTCTCGTCTCCTACCATGATTGGGCGGGGCTGGGCTTGCGCTTCGGCGTGGGCGCCATGGCCGGCGATGCGCTCAAGAGCTTTGCGAAGCGCCGGCGCGGGATCGCGCCGGGGGCGCCGTGGATCCCCTGGGATCAGCTCGACTTCGCGCTCGGCGCGCTGATGCTGGTCTGGGGCCGGGCCCCGCTGGCGTGGGTCGATGTGGCGACGATCCTCGTCGCGACGGTGGCTGGGCACATTCTCGTCAACCACATCGGTTACTGGCTCGGGATCCGAGACGTGAAGTGGTAG
- a CDS encoding helix-hairpin-helix domain-containing protein: MSATNQLIGDRLREAAELLERQRANPFRVRAYREAAQAVAGHPEDLREIYERDGIEGLDALPGIGPRIAASVAEMLRTGRWSQLERLRGTLDPERLFRAIPGVGPTLARRLHDTLHVDTLEGVEVAAHDGRLAAVPGIGPRRAAALRAALASMLGRSGLRVRDATTPEPPVAVLLDVDREYREAATAGRLSRIAPRRFNPSGEAWLPILHTERGPWQLTALFSNTARAHELGKTHDWVVVYFHTDARGEGQRTVVTETRGVLTGRRVVRGREEESRTHYDALPWSADPTMQPVASPAASPTA, from the coding sequence GTGAGCGCGACCAATCAGCTCATCGGCGACCGGCTCCGCGAGGCCGCCGAGCTGCTCGAACGGCAGCGGGCCAATCCGTTCCGGGTCCGCGCCTACCGCGAGGCCGCCCAGGCGGTGGCCGGTCACCCGGAGGATCTGCGCGAGATCTACGAGCGCGACGGCATCGAGGGCCTCGACGCTCTGCCCGGCATCGGCCCGCGCATCGCGGCCTCCGTCGCGGAGATGTTGCGGACCGGGCGCTGGAGCCAGCTCGAGCGCCTCCGGGGCACCCTCGACCCCGAGAGGCTCTTCCGAGCGATCCCCGGCGTGGGCCCGACGCTGGCGCGGCGCCTCCACGACACGCTGCACGTCGACACCTTAGAAGGGGTCGAGGTGGCCGCGCACGACGGCCGCCTGGCGGCGGTTCCTGGCATCGGCCCTCGCCGCGCCGCCGCGCTGCGGGCCGCGCTGGCGAGCATGCTGGGGCGATCGGGCCTGCGGGTCCGGGACGCCACCACGCCCGAGCCTCCGGTGGCGGTTCTGCTCGATGTGGACCGCGAGTACCGGGAGGCTGCCACCGCCGGCCGACTATCCCGGATCGCGCCGCGCCGCTTCAACCCCTCGGGCGAGGCGTGGCTGCCGATTCTCCACACCGAGCGAGGGCCCTGGCAGCTCACGGCGCTGTTCTCCAACACCGCCCGAGCCCACGAGCTCGGCAAGACGCACGACTGGGTCGTCGTGTACTTCCATACCGACGCCCGCGGCGAAGGCCAGCGCACCGTGGTGACCGAGACGCGCGGCGTGCTCACCGGGCGCCGTGTCGTGCGCGGCCGCGAGGAGGAGAGCCGGACCCACTACGATGCGCTCCCGTGGAGCGCGGACCCGACCATGCAGCCGGTGGCTTCGCCGGCCGCGTCGCCGACGGCGTAG
- a CDS encoding CBS and ACT domain-containing protein translates to MLVKDIMRGDVVTVTPETRLTQVLRLLQPRGFRHVPVVDDGALVGIISDRDVKQAMVSLAASGTAGAALEQARERLTAAEIMQRTVTTVAPIFTVEDAARLMTTQKISALPVTEGGRLVGIVTETDVLDLFVRAMGVLEPSSRLDIILRDPQAGLGDLTHAVEGTGARISSLVTLRGPDGQREVVLRLATINPGPAVKALEERGYVVREAGRGASARS, encoded by the coding sequence GTGCTCGTCAAGGACATCATGCGGGGTGACGTGGTCACGGTCACTCCCGAGACGCGGCTGACGCAGGTGCTCCGCCTGCTCCAGCCGCGCGGCTTCCGGCACGTGCCGGTGGTCGACGACGGAGCGCTGGTCGGCATCATCTCCGACCGCGACGTCAAGCAAGCGATGGTGTCGCTGGCCGCGTCCGGCACGGCCGGCGCCGCGCTCGAGCAGGCCCGCGAGCGATTGACCGCCGCCGAGATCATGCAGCGCACCGTGACCACGGTCGCGCCGATATTCACGGTCGAGGACGCGGCCCGTCTGATGACGACGCAGAAGATCAGCGCGCTGCCCGTCACCGAGGGCGGACGCCTCGTGGGCATCGTGACCGAGACCGACGTGCTCGATCTGTTCGTGCGGGCGATGGGCGTCCTCGAGCCGTCGAGCCGCCTGGACATCATCCTGCGCGATCCGCAGGCTGGGCTGGGTGACCTGACGCACGCCGTCGAGGGGACCGGCGCCCGGATCTCGAGCCTCGTGACGCTGCGCGGTCCGGACGGCCAGCGCGAGGTCGTGCTGCGCCTGGCCACCATCAACCCGGGGCCGGCCGTGAAGGCGCTCGAGGAGCGGGGCTACGTCGTCCGGGAGGCGGGGCGAGGCGCGTCCGCGCGGTCGTGA
- a CDS encoding P-II family nitrogen regulator: MRKVEAVIRPWRLDEVKEAVSALGVGGMTVSDVRGLGHEPERTAYQDGASYTIDLIPNAKLEIVMSDQLVDSMVSTICEVARTGSPGDRKVFVLSLVGPTRIRTGEAGEAAQ; the protein is encoded by the coding sequence ATGAGGAAGGTGGAGGCGGTGATCAGGCCCTGGCGGCTCGACGAGGTGAAGGAGGCGGTGAGCGCCCTCGGCGTTGGCGGGATGACGGTCAGCGACGTGCGTGGACTGGGTCACGAGCCTGAGCGGACCGCGTACCAAGATGGCGCCAGCTACACGATCGATCTCATCCCGAACGCGAAACTCGAGATCGTGATGTCCGACCAGCTCGTCGACTCGATGGTCTCCACGATCTGCGAGGTCGCCCGGACCGGGTCCCCGGGCGACCGCAAGGTGTTCGTGCTCTCGCTCGTGGGGCCGACTCGGATCCGTACCGGCGAGGCGGGGGAGGCCGCTCAGTGA
- a CDS encoding response regulator: MSDRDTRGPTRVLVVDDEADFLATYERLFGRQGYEVITATSRAAGLAAVRTATGAHRLDLVISDLRLPDGDGLDVVRAARGTTDPPAVIVVTGYPSEETRRAATAAGASAFFAKPFAAAALLEAVRASLTSLPRNADQRR, translated from the coding sequence ATGAGCGACCGGGACACGCGGGGCCCTACGCGGGTGCTGGTCGTCGACGACGAAGCCGACTTCCTGGCGACCTACGAGCGGCTCTTCGGGCGCCAGGGCTATGAGGTCATCACCGCCACGTCCCGGGCGGCCGGGCTCGCGGCGGTGCGCACAGCAACGGGGGCTCACCGGCTCGATCTGGTGATCTCGGATCTACGCTTGCCCGACGGCGACGGGCTCGACGTGGTCCGCGCCGCGCGCGGGACGACGGATCCGCCCGCCGTCATCGTGGTCACCGGCTACCCGTCCGAGGAGACCCGGCGGGCCGCCACCGCGGCCGGGGCCAGCGCCTTCTTCGCCAAGCCGTTCGCCGCGGCGGCCCTGCTCGAGGCGGTTCGGGCGAGTCTGACTTCGCTTCCCCGGAACGCGGACCAGAGGCGGTGA
- a CDS encoding Vms1/Ankzf1 family peptidyl-tRNA hydrolase — MDLKTRMAELARIQSVSTPVLSVYLNTHWADEHQRDRVRIFLKNELTRAREARPGRPAEADLRWIEAEGDALLSQTSSPEARGVALFACEAVGLREILPSRAPFENMFGVAETPMLRPLAELAELAPAAVVVFVDAESARLMLVLPAGAGEEVALHGDVPGHHSRGGWAQLAQSRYQRHIQDHRARHFEAVVEAVIGLVDAQEVRRIVLAGDPRNVAVFRKELPPRIADLIVGAVAGARYEPTALIVGRAAEYLSHTEAARVAAAVDAVLTAAAKHGKATAGLDATLEAVNRGAVHRLYLLKGWSAPGRRCMGCGGLQGGFTWVCPTCGKEATTVDLAEAMIARVIASGGSAETIETHQPLVAAGGIAAELRFPL, encoded by the coding sequence ATGGACCTGAAGACGCGCATGGCAGAGCTGGCTCGGATCCAGTCCGTGTCGACCCCCGTACTGTCGGTTTACCTGAACACCCACTGGGCCGACGAGCACCAGCGCGACCGGGTGCGGATCTTTCTCAAGAATGAGCTCACACGGGCCAGAGAAGCTCGACCCGGCCGTCCCGCCGAGGCGGACCTGCGCTGGATCGAAGCTGAGGGCGACGCGCTCTTGAGCCAGACATCCAGCCCCGAGGCACGGGGCGTGGCCCTCTTTGCATGCGAGGCGGTGGGCCTGCGGGAGATCCTGCCGAGTCGGGCTCCGTTCGAGAACATGTTCGGCGTGGCCGAGACGCCCATGCTGCGGCCGCTGGCCGAGCTCGCGGAGCTGGCGCCGGCGGCCGTCGTCGTGTTCGTCGACGCGGAATCGGCGCGGCTCATGCTCGTCCTGCCTGCCGGCGCGGGCGAGGAGGTCGCGCTGCACGGCGATGTGCCCGGTCACCACAGCCGTGGCGGCTGGGCGCAGCTGGCCCAGTCGCGGTATCAGCGTCACATCCAGGACCACCGGGCCCGACATTTCGAGGCCGTCGTGGAGGCTGTGATCGGGCTCGTGGACGCCCAAGAGGTTCGCCGCATCGTGTTGGCGGGCGACCCGCGCAATGTCGCCGTGTTCCGCAAGGAGCTTCCGCCAAGGATTGCGGACCTCATTGTCGGGGCGGTGGCAGGGGCTCGCTACGAGCCGACTGCCCTGATCGTCGGACGGGCCGCCGAATATCTCTCCCACACGGAGGCGGCGCGGGTGGCGGCAGCGGTCGACGCGGTGCTGACCGCCGCGGCCAAGCACGGAAAGGCGACGGCAGGTCTCGACGCCACCCTCGAGGCCGTCAACCGCGGGGCGGTTCATCGCCTCTATCTGCTCAAGGGATGGAGCGCGCCCGGCCGTCGGTGCATGGGATGTGGCGGCCTCCAGGGCGGGTTCACGTGGGTGTGCCCGACCTGCGGGAAAGAGGCCACGACGGTGGACCTGGCGGAGGCGATGATCGCGCGCGTGATCGCCTCCGGCGGCTCGGCGGAGACGATCGAGACCCATCAGCCCCTGGTCGCGGCTGGAGGCATCGCCGCCGAGCTGCGCTTTCCGCTGTGA
- a CDS encoding adenylyl-sulfate kinase — protein sequence MSWAIWITGPPASGKSAIARAVTAELQARGHRVKWLELDEVRASITPAPRYTDAERDLVYRALGYMAALLVEVGQPVLIDATAHRRVWRDLVRASVPWFAEVQLACPIEICRERERTRTTGHAPRNIYARSGRPGATVPGVDVPYELALAPELLIDTAADSLATSVEQVIRLAEQLATQASAAGVRVEASDEPGWAIWITGRPGSGKSTLAQRVVGVLREGGARVRLLDLASLQQFLLDGRAASREQQDLIHRALAYTAKLLTEAGVSVIVDATAGRRAWRQAARDLIPCFAEIQLLCPAEICLERERAARWGLTFETGRVVGATGLPDIEMAYEESLRPDLAVWTDICDVQSAAERVLTIVAQLAGRPRRAAEAG from the coding sequence GTGAGCTGGGCCATCTGGATCACCGGCCCGCCGGCGAGCGGCAAATCGGCCATCGCGCGCGCCGTCACCGCGGAGCTTCAGGCGCGAGGACACCGGGTGAAGTGGCTCGAGCTGGACGAGGTACGCGCGAGCATCACGCCTGCCCCCCGCTACACCGACGCCGAGCGCGACCTCGTCTACCGCGCCCTTGGTTACATGGCGGCCCTCCTGGTCGAGGTGGGCCAGCCCGTGCTCATCGACGCGACCGCGCATCGGCGGGTCTGGCGGGATCTGGTGCGCGCGTCGGTCCCCTGGTTCGCGGAGGTACAGCTGGCGTGCCCGATCGAGATCTGCCGCGAGCGCGAGCGGACGCGAACGACCGGCCACGCGCCGCGAAACATCTACGCCAGGTCGGGACGACCGGGGGCGACCGTGCCGGGGGTGGACGTCCCGTACGAGCTCGCCCTGGCTCCGGAGCTCCTGATCGATACGGCCGCCGACAGTCTGGCCACCTCGGTGGAGCAGGTCATACGGCTGGCCGAGCAGCTCGCCACCCAGGCGAGCGCGGCGGGAGTCCGTGTCGAAGCGAGTGACGAGCCGGGATGGGCGATCTGGATCACCGGCCGCCCGGGAAGCGGAAAGAGCACGCTCGCCCAGAGGGTGGTGGGTGTGCTCCGAGAGGGCGGCGCCCGGGTACGGTTGCTCGACCTCGCTTCGCTGCAGCAGTTCCTGCTCGATGGCCGGGCCGCGAGCAGGGAACAGCAGGATCTGATCCATCGGGCTCTGGCCTACACCGCGAAGCTCCTGACCGAGGCGGGCGTGTCGGTGATCGTCGACGCGACCGCGGGCCGGCGCGCGTGGCGACAGGCCGCCCGCGATCTCATCCCATGCTTCGCCGAAATACAGTTGCTGTGTCCCGCCGAGATCTGCCTCGAGCGGGAGCGGGCGGCGCGTTGGGGGTTGACGTTCGAGACGGGGCGCGTCGTCGGTGCGACGGGACTGCCCGATATCGAGATGGCCTACGAGGAGTCGCTTAGGCCCGATCTCGCGGTCTGGACCGACATCTGCGACGTGCAGTCTGCGGCCGAGCGGGTGCTCACCATCGTCGCGCAGCTGGCCGGGCGGCCACGGCGTGCGGCGGAGGCGGGATGA
- a CDS encoding methionine adenosyltransferase produces the protein MTIMIEAIGGTAVAERRIEVVERKGLGHPDTICDSVAEAASVALTRLYLEHAGTIAHYNVDKALLVAGRCVKHFGGGEVTRPIELIIGDRATDVLNARPLPVEETVRHAVDAWVGMHLPGIRAGKDLVTRVALAPGSEELQRVYTEGEREIASNDTSGASGYAPLTPTEELVLAVEHYLNSTQFKSAFRDTGEDVKVMGVREDDRLALTVAMPLACVLTRSEAAYFARKDEILHALETRFSGAPFAIDWRLNCLDRRGQGTEGVYLTLTGTSAEDADSGQVGRGNRANGLIAFSRPTGGEATAGKNPAAHAGKVYSVLSHRLAGLIHARCPALRDVYVHLAVRIGEPVDHPWTGVQLRLPAGVALGDVEGEIRHVVEAELARLPAFRAELIRGEHPVC, from the coding sequence ATGACGATCATGATCGAGGCCATCGGGGGGACGGCGGTCGCCGAACGGCGGATCGAGGTGGTGGAGCGCAAGGGGCTGGGTCATCCGGACACCATCTGCGACTCGGTCGCGGAGGCGGCCTCCGTCGCGCTGACCCGCCTGTATCTCGAGCACGCCGGGACCATCGCCCACTACAACGTCGACAAGGCGCTGCTCGTCGCGGGCCGGTGCGTCAAGCACTTCGGCGGCGGCGAAGTGACGCGCCCCATCGAGCTCATAATCGGCGACCGCGCGACAGACGTCCTGAACGCGCGCCCGCTGCCGGTCGAGGAGACGGTCCGCCACGCGGTCGATGCCTGGGTCGGCATGCACCTGCCGGGCATTCGGGCCGGGAAGGACCTCGTGACGCGGGTCGCGCTCGCGCCCGGCTCCGAGGAGCTCCAGCGCGTCTACACGGAGGGCGAGCGGGAGATCGCCTCGAACGACACGTCCGGCGCCTCGGGCTACGCCCCGTTGACCCCTACCGAGGAGCTCGTCCTTGCGGTCGAGCATTACCTCAACTCGACGCAGTTCAAGTCCGCGTTCCGGGACACCGGCGAGGACGTCAAGGTGATGGGCGTTCGCGAGGACGACCGCCTGGCTCTGACGGTGGCCATGCCGCTGGCCTGTGTGCTCACTCGGTCGGAGGCGGCCTACTTCGCGCGGAAGGACGAGATCCTGCACGCCTTGGAGACCCGGTTCTCCGGGGCCCCCTTCGCGATCGACTGGCGGCTCAACTGCCTCGACCGGCGCGGGCAGGGCACCGAGGGCGTGTATCTGACCTTGACCGGGACCTCGGCAGAGGATGCCGACTCTGGCCAGGTGGGGCGAGGCAACCGCGCCAACGGGCTCATCGCCTTCTCGCGGCCGACGGGCGGTGAAGCGACCGCCGGCAAGAATCCCGCGGCCCACGCCGGCAAGGTGTATAGCGTGCTGAGCCACCGGCTGGCGGGCCTCATCCACGCGCGCTGCCCGGCCCTCCGCGACGTCTACGTGCACCTGGCGGTGCGCATCGGGGAGCCCGTCGATCATCCGTGGACGGGGGTTCAGCTGCGCCTGCCGGCCGGCGTCGCGCTCGGGGACGTGGAAGGCGAGATTCGGCATGTTGTGGAGGCCGAGCTGGCCCGCCTGCCTGCGTTCCGGGCCGAGCTGATCCGCGGCGAGCACCCCGTCTGCTGA
- the groL gene encoding chaperonin GroEL (60 kDa chaperone family; promotes refolding of misfolded polypeptides especially under stressful conditions; forms two stacked rings of heptamers to form a barrel-shaped 14mer; ends can be capped by GroES; misfolded proteins enter the barrel where they are refolded when GroES binds), with protein MAAKQVFFRSEARERILRGVTALTDAVRVTLGPKSKCVLLEKRFGAPVVCNDGVTIAKEMELKDNVENLGVQMIRQAAERTGDAVGDGTSTSTILAQAIFADGVRNVVAGASAVDLKRGLDRGTRAAIEALKMLSRPVKSRLEKAQIATISAHNDPGIGELVADAMEKVGNEGVITVEESKTTETQLEVVEGLQFDRGYLSPYFVTDAEKMEAVLEDVLLLLTDRKIGVMKDLVPILEQVARAGRSILVIAEDVEGEALATLVVNKIRGTLKCVGVKAPGFGDRRKEMLEDMAILTGGRVVAEEIGVKLENLTIEHLGRATRVVVDKDNTTIIGGAGDKARIEGRKQQIRAQIEKTTSDYDKEKLQERLAKLSGGVAVIRVGAPSESEMKSKKEALDDAISATKAAVAEGIVPGGGLALLRAIEAVEREEGKAEGDERTGLQILRRALEAPTRQIAENSSVDGGVVVNQMRAGKGSMGFDAARKEYVDLVEAGIIDPTKVVRIALENAVSVASLLLLTEATLTEVPEKKEASAAPHGMEDM; from the coding sequence ATGGCCGCCAAGCAAGTCTTCTTCCGTTCCGAGGCCCGCGAGCGCATCCTGCGCGGCGTTACCGCCCTTACCGATGCGGTCCGGGTCACCCTCGGCCCCAAGTCCAAGTGCGTCCTGCTGGAAAAGCGCTTCGGAGCGCCGGTGGTCTGCAATGACGGCGTCACGATCGCCAAGGAGATGGAGCTCAAGGACAATGTGGAGAATCTGGGCGTGCAGATGATCCGGCAGGCCGCGGAGCGCACCGGGGACGCGGTGGGCGACGGCACGAGCACCTCGACGATCCTGGCCCAGGCCATCTTCGCCGACGGCGTGCGCAACGTGGTGGCGGGGGCCAGCGCGGTGGATCTCAAGCGGGGACTCGATCGCGGCACTCGCGCGGCCATCGAAGCACTCAAGATGCTGTCCCGCCCGGTCAAGAGCCGGCTCGAGAAGGCGCAGATCGCCACCATCTCCGCCCACAACGATCCGGGCATTGGCGAGCTGGTCGCCGACGCCATGGAGAAGGTCGGCAACGAGGGCGTGATCACGGTGGAGGAATCCAAGACCACCGAAACCCAGCTGGAAGTCGTCGAGGGCCTTCAGTTCGATCGCGGCTACCTCTCGCCGTACTTCGTCACCGACGCCGAGAAGATGGAGGCGGTTCTGGAGGATGTCCTGCTGCTGCTCACCGACCGGAAGATCGGGGTCATGAAGGACCTTGTGCCGATTCTCGAGCAGGTGGCGCGGGCCGGGCGCTCGATCCTGGTCATCGCCGAGGACGTCGAGGGGGAGGCGCTGGCCACCCTGGTCGTCAACAAGATCCGCGGCACGCTCAAGTGCGTCGGGGTGAAGGCCCCGGGCTTCGGCGATCGGCGCAAGGAGATGCTCGAGGACATGGCGATCCTGACCGGCGGCCGTGTGGTCGCCGAGGAGATCGGCGTCAAGCTCGAGAACCTCACGATCGAACATCTCGGCCGGGCCACGCGCGTGGTCGTGGACAAGGACAACACCACCATCATCGGGGGCGCCGGCGACAAGGCCCGCATCGAGGGACGCAAGCAGCAGATCCGGGCCCAGATCGAGAAGACCACCAGCGACTACGACAAGGAGAAGCTCCAGGAGCGGCTCGCCAAGCTCTCGGGCGGGGTAGCGGTGATCCGAGTGGGGGCGCCGTCGGAATCGGAGATGAAGAGTAAGAAGGAGGCCCTCGACGACGCGATCAGCGCGACCAAGGCCGCGGTGGCGGAGGGCATCGTGCCGGGCGGCGGGCTCGCGCTGCTGCGGGCGATCGAGGCCGTCGAGCGCGAGGAAGGCAAGGCCGAGGGCGACGAGCGCACGGGTCTCCAGATCCTCCGGCGCGCGCTCGAGGCGCCCACGCGCCAGATCGCCGAGAACTCGAGCGTCGACGGCGGCGTCGTGGTCAACCAGATGCGCGCGGGCAAGGGAAGCATGGGCTTCGACGCCGCCCGCAAGGAGTACGTCGATCTGGTCGAGGCTGGCATCATCGACCCCACCAAGGTGGTCCGGATCGCGCTCGAGAACGCGGTCTCGGTGGCGAGCCTGCTCCTGCTGACCGAGGCCACCCTGACCGAGGTGCCGGAGAAAAAGGAAGCGTCCGCGGCCCCGCACGGGATGGAGGACATGTAA
- a CDS encoding CBS domain-containing protein, producing the protein MSRQVVTIGTSESCLDAVARMQRVRARHLPVIDRDERLVGIVTDRDLRRHLFSPPVFECAETIVSFP; encoded by the coding sequence ATGAGCCGGCAGGTGGTGACGATCGGGACCTCCGAGTCCTGTCTCGACGCCGTGGCGCGGATGCAGCGCGTGCGAGCCCGCCATCTGCCGGTCATCGACCGGGATGAGCGGCTGGTCGGCATCGTGACCGATCGGGACCTCCGTCGTCACCTGTTCTCGCCTCCGGTGTTTGAGTGCGCGGAAACCATCGTGTCATTCCCATGA
- the glgP gene encoding alpha-glucan family phosphorylase, protein MIAYFSMEVALESRIPTYSGGLGILAGDTLRSAADLGLAMIGVTLLHRKGYFYQRLDAQGEQHEEPVEWPVDDLLEPVAGACIAEVEGRAVNLRAWRYTVAGAGGSSVPVLLLDADVPDNDPADRRLTDHLYGGDDRYRLCQELILGVGGVRMLRTLGYDRVDRFHLNEGHSSLLALELFAEELARTPGDRAAAIERTKRQCVFTTHTPVPAGHDRFSIELARSVLGAARVNALTVLGCCDNELNMTRVALTLSHYVNGVSKRHGEVSHSMFTNYPIGSITNGVHSATWTAPSFAALYDRYMPDWRKDSFSLRYAIGIPFEAIRLAHREAKQRLVADVNERTNAGFDRDLFTLGFARRATAYKRPDLLFHDRDRLRRLAGEHGRLQIVFAGKAHPRDDSGKALIRRIVQWGRDLVPEVRIAYLGNYDLALGVLLTAGVDVWLNTPRPPHEASGTSGMKAAHNGVPSLSILDGWWVEGYVEGITGWAIGPRRGSTAERSDADDAADLYWTLEKQVMPLYHDAGDQWPRLMRSTIAFNASFFNTQRMLQQYVVMAYGD, encoded by the coding sequence GTGATCGCCTACTTCTCGATGGAGGTGGCCCTGGAGAGCCGGATTCCCACCTACAGTGGCGGGCTTGGCATCCTGGCGGGCGACACGCTAAGGAGTGCCGCTGACCTCGGCCTCGCGATGATCGGAGTGACGTTGCTGCACCGGAAGGGCTACTTCTACCAGCGTCTCGACGCCCAGGGCGAGCAGCACGAGGAGCCGGTCGAGTGGCCGGTCGACGATCTCCTGGAGCCCGTGGCCGGCGCGTGCATCGCGGAGGTGGAGGGCCGGGCGGTCAACCTGCGAGCCTGGCGATACACGGTTGCCGGCGCCGGGGGCTCGTCGGTCCCGGTGCTCCTGCTCGACGCGGACGTGCCCGACAACGACCCCGCTGACCGGCGCCTGACCGATCACCTCTACGGCGGCGACGACCGGTACCGCCTCTGTCAGGAGCTGATCCTGGGCGTCGGGGGCGTCCGGATGTTGCGGACGCTGGGCTACGACCGCGTCGACCGATTCCACCTGAACGAGGGCCACTCGTCTCTCCTCGCGCTGGAGCTGTTCGCCGAGGAGCTCGCGCGCACGCCGGGCGACCGGGCGGCCGCCATCGAGCGCACGAAGCGCCAGTGCGTCTTCACCACGCATACGCCTGTCCCCGCCGGCCACGACCGCTTCTCGATCGAGCTGGCGCGGAGCGTGCTCGGGGCGGCCCGGGTGAACGCGCTCACGGTGCTGGGCTGCTGCGACAACGAGCTCAACATGACGCGGGTTGCGCTCACCCTGAGCCACTACGTGAACGGCGTCAGCAAGCGGCACGGCGAAGTCTCCCACTCGATGTTCACGAACTACCCGATCGGGTCCATCACCAACGGTGTGCACTCCGCGACGTGGACCGCGCCGTCGTTCGCCGCCCTCTACGACCGCTACATGCCGGACTGGCGAAAGGACAGCTTCTCCTTGCGCTACGCCATCGGCATTCCCTTCGAGGCGATTCGCCTCGCCCACCGGGAGGCGAAGCAGCGGCTGGTCGCCGACGTCAACGAGCGAACCAACGCCGGCTTCGACCGCGACCTGTTCACCCTTGGCTTTGCCCGGCGGGCCACCGCCTACAAGCGGCCCGACCTACTCTTCCACGACCGTGACCGGCTGCGTCGGCTCGCCGGGGAGCATGGCAGGCTGCAAATCGTGTTCGCCGGGAAGGCCCACCCGCGTGACGACAGCGGGAAGGCCCTCATCCGCCGCATCGTCCAGTGGGGAAGGGATCTCGTCCCCGAAGTGAGGATCGCCTATCTCGGCAACTATGACCTGGCTTTGGGCGTGCTACTGACCGCCGGCGTCGACGTGTGGCTGAACACGCCGCGTCCCCCGCACGAGGCCTCGGGGACCAGCGGGATGAAGGCGGCCCACAACGGCGTGCCGAGCCTCAGCATCCTGGACGGTTGGTGGGTGGAGGGTTACGTCGAGGGCATCACCGGATGGGCGATCGGGCCCCGGAGGGGGTCGACGGCGGAGCGCAGCGACGCCGACGATGCCGCCGATCTCTACTGGACGCTGGAGAAGCAGGTGATGCCGCTCTACCACGACGCGGGGGACCAGTGGCCGAGGCTGATGCGCTCGACCATCGCCTTCAACGCGTCCTTCTTCAATACCCAGCGCATGCTCCAGCAATACGTCGTGATGGCGTACGGAGACTGA
- a CDS encoding HPF/RaiA family ribosome-associated protein, with amino-acid sequence MTLEIQTTRISGVDKEPALRARIAKLMSAALAKLAVRPLRSEAAFVDDNGPKGGRAMRCALTVRVPHRPNVRVERSAETCRLAFDAAFATLERQLERYRERDREGKRHPKKYFASARAVATEQSRPARRARRA; translated from the coding sequence ATGACACTGGAGATTCAGACGACCCGGATCAGCGGCGTCGACAAGGAGCCGGCGCTTCGCGCCCGAATCGCCAAGCTGATGTCTGCAGCGCTGGCGAAGCTCGCGGTCCGGCCACTCCGGAGCGAGGCCGCGTTCGTGGACGACAACGGACCGAAGGGGGGCCGCGCGATGCGCTGCGCCCTCACGGTTCGCGTGCCACACCGCCCGAACGTCCGCGTGGAGCGCAGCGCCGAGACGTGCCGGCTGGCTTTCGACGCGGCGTTCGCCACCCTGGAGCGCCAGCTCGAGCGGTATCGGGAACGAGACCGGGAAGGCAAGCGGCATCCGAAGAAATACTTCGCGTCGGCGCGCGCGGTGGCCACCGAGCAGTCGCGACCGGCCCGGCGCGCTCGACGCGCCTAG